The Streptomyces laurentii region CAGGCATGGGTGACAGCCCATGACGACTGCCGGGTTTCCCCATTCGGAAACCCCCGGATCAAAGCCTGGTTGACGGCTCCCCGGGGACTATCGTGGCCTCCCACGTCCTTCATCGGTTCCTGGTGCCAAGGCATCCACCGTGCGCCCTTAAAAACTTGGCCACAGATGCTCGCGTCCACTGTGTAGTTCTCAAGCAACGACCAGCCACCCATCACACCCTGCCGAAGCAGAGCTTTACTGGGGCCGGCATCGCGAAGGTTCAGCCTTTCGGCCGTACCCTCAGATACCCAACAACGTGCCAAGCACACTCATCGAACCTCTTCACTGTGTTCCACGCCGAAGCAGTACTTACAGGG contains the following coding sequences:
- a CDS encoding hypothetical protein (identified by MetaGeneAnnotator; putative;~sequence version:1), encoding MCLARCWVSEGTAERLNLRDAGPSKALLRQGVMGGWSLLENYTVDASICGQVFKGARWMPWHQEPMKDVGGHDSPRGAVNQALIRGFPNGETRQSSWAVTHA